From the Tripterygium wilfordii isolate XIE 37 chromosome 6, ASM1340144v1, whole genome shotgun sequence genome, one window contains:
- the LOC119999757 gene encoding uncharacterized protein LOC119999757, whose translation METAASSSSVITPEDVLESLMNDGTIDALRLKIMNQLKANEELKSTTITMAEQSKVLNTPGAEKQTKRELFDALRQELEAPVLEKVSKSVWDLILDSNGLGKEISETVERVFCRLNGQEPPLFPLPNGEALPITEMESKAGEEKDEEIRAEKVKSDSKSKKRSFNEIKEGGLNEVASHRPNEVSGDPSAVPEGSSKSPPPTLNPCITWVDTRNA comes from the exons ATGGAGACGGCAGCCTCTTCATCTTCAGTGATAACACCGGAGGATGTTTTGGAGTCTTTAATGAATGATGGTACCATAGACGCTCTCAGATTGAAGATCATGAATCAGCTCAAAGCCAAT GAAGAGCTTAAAAGTACCACCATTACGATGGCTGAACAGAGTAAGGTTTTGAATACCCCTGGGGCAGAGAAGCAGACCAAAAGAGAGCTATTTGACGCGCTTCGCCAGGAGCTTGA AGCTCCTGTGCTTGAGAAAGTGTCTAAATCAGTGTGGGATTTAATTCTGGACAGCAATGGGCTTGGGAAGGAAATTAGTGAAACTGTTGAGAGAGTATTTTGTCGGTTAAATGGTCAGGAACCTCCACTGTTTCCTTTACCAAATGGGGAAGCCCTGCCAATTACAGAGATGGAGAGCAAggcaggagaagaaaaagatgagGAAATCAGAGCTGAAAAGGTAAAATCAGATTCTAAATCAAAGAAAAGGAGCTTCAATGAGATAAAGGAAGGAGGTCTAAATGAAGTTGCAAGCCATCGGCCAAATGAAGTTTCAGGGGATCCTTCTGCTGTGCCAGAAGGCTCCAGTAAATCACCTCCACCAACCCTAAACCCGTGCATTACATGGGTCGATACGCGCAACGCCTAG